TTCCGACGCTAGTCGTCACACCATTGATCGTCCACGAAGGCTACCCTAAGCTCTGACCTCGACGAGGAGACGACAAGGGGCCGCCGCGAGGAGTTCGCGACAGCCCCTATCCCCCTTGTCTCAGGCCTCTTTCTTCCCGACGACGCGGGCAGCAGCAAGCTGGGCCTGGGCCAGGTGAAGGCGGTGAGTCAGGTCCTGGATGACAAAGAAGTCGTCATCGGTACGCTCACTCGAGTTGATCTCCTTCCTCAGTTCCTCGAGGTCACGGTGCGCCTGATCGACCGAGATCTCCTCCGATCTTGTGGCGTACTGGGTGATGATCGACACGTGGCCGTCCTCATCCAAGGACACAAAACCGCCGTCACAGGCGATGACCTCACGGACACCATCGGAAGTGATGATCTGGGCCGCGCAAGGTGCAAGGGCTGCAAGGAAGGCCTCGTGCCCGGGGAGCAGACCAATATCACCCTCGGTGGTCCGAACGATGATGTTGATCGCCTCCCCCTTCCAGACCTCGCCGTCGGCGCAGACGACCTTGACGCGAAGTGGCGGGTGGTCCATGGGACTCAGCCCTCCTTCTTCATCTTGTCCCAGTTCTCCATCACCATGTCCATGTTGCCGACGTTGAAGAAGGCCTGCTCCGGAACGTGGTCGACGTCACCGCGGCAGATCATCTGGAATCCCTCGATGGTGTCGGCGATGGAAACAGTCGAGCCTGGAACACCGGTGAACTTCTCACCCGTGTAGGTGTTCTGGGACAGGAACTGCTGGATACGACGGGCACGAGCGACGGTGACCTTGTCTTCCTCGCTCAGCTCGTCGACACCGAGAATGGCGATGATGTCCTGCAGCTCCTTGTTGCGCTGCAGGATCTGCTTCACCTGGGTGGCGGTGTCGTAGTGCTCCTGACCCACGTACAGCGGATCGAGGATGCGAGAGGTCGACGTCAGCGGATCCACAGCCGGGTACAGACCGCGGGAGGCAATCTCACGGGAGAGCTCGGTGGTGGCGTCCAAGTGGGCGAAGGTCGTCGCCGGAGCCGGGTCGGTGTAGTCGTCAGCAGGGACGTAGACGGCCTGCATCGAGGTGATGGAGTGGCCACGAGTCGACGTAATTCGCTCCTGTAGCTGGCCCATCTCGTCAGCCAGGTTGGGCTGGTAACCCACGGCCGATGGCATGCGACCGAGCAGGGTCGACACCTCAGAACCAGCCTGCGAGAACCGGAAGATGTTGTCGATGAACAACAACACGTCCTGGTTCTGGACATCGCGGAAGTATTCAGCCATCGTCAGGCCGGTCAGAGCAATACGAAGACGGGTGCCCGGGGGCTCGTCCATCTGACCGAACACCAGGGCGGTGTCCTTGAGAACTCCGGCCTCGTCCATCTCGTTGATGAGGTCGTTGCCCTCGCGGGTACGCTCACCAACACCGGCAAACACCGACGTACCGCCGAAGTTGTGAGCAATACGGTAGATCATCTCCTGGATGAGAACCGTCTTGCCGACGCCGGCACCACCGAACAGACCGATCTTGCCGCCCTTGACGTAGGGGGTGAGCAGGTCGAGAACCTTGATGCCGGTCTGCAGCATCTCGGTCTCGGGCTCCAGGTCGTCGAATCCAGGCGGATCGCGGTGGATCGGCCAGCGCTCGGTGACCTCGATGGTCGAGGGATCGGCGTTGAGGACATCACCAGTGACGTTCCACACGTGGCCCTTGGTGACATCGCCCACCGGCACGGTGATGGGGGCGCCAGTGTCACGAACCTCGGTGCCACGACGAAGACCGTCAGTCGGCTTGAGGGAGATGGCACGCACGATGTTCTCGCCGATGTGCAGGGCCACCTCGAGGGTGATGGTATTGGTCTGCCCCATCACCTCGGTGTCGACGTGAAGGGCGTTGAGGATCTCCGGCATCTGTCCAGCCGGAAACTCGACGTCGACGACGGGGCCGATGACTCGCACGACGCGGCCAACGCCGACAGCCTCGTCCTTCGTCTCGGGGGTAGTAGATGTCGCAGTCATGGTGTTCTCTCTCACTCCTGTGGGGCGGACTCTGCAAGGGCAGCAGCGCCACCCACGATCTCGGTGATTTCCTGGGTAATGGCGGCCTGACGGGCCTGGTTGGCCTGTCGGCTCAGCGACTGGATCAACTGCTCGGCGTTGTCAGTAGCCGCCTTCATGGCGCGCTGCCGACTTGCCAACTCCGAGGCAGCCGATTCCAGCAGGGCGTAATGGATGCGGCCGGCGACGTACAAGGGCAGCAACTGGTCCAGGACGGTGACCGGATCCGGTTCGAAGTTGTACTCGTGGAAGATCTCCTCGCGGGAGGCGCCGAGGCCAGGATCACCCTCCTCGAGCTCCCCCTCCGGCGTCGCATCGGGGTCGACGACAACCAGCGGCAGCAGCCTCACGACCTTCGTCTTCTGCGTCAGCATCGATTCGAAGTGGGTGTACACGATGTGAATCTCGTCAACTCCACCCTCGTCGGCTGGGCGCAGGAACTTCTCGATCAACGTGTCCGCGATTTCCCGCGCCTGCCGATAGGTCGGTGAATCAGAGAAACCACTCCACACGTGCTCGACCTCGCGACCACGGAACTCGAAGTACTGTGCCCCCTTGCGACCACACAGGTAAGTCACGACCTCCTGCTCGGGTCGCAGCGCAGCGTACAACTGCTCGGCCGACTTGATCGCGTTCGAGGAGTACGCTCCGGCCAGCCCCCGATCAGAGGTGACCAGCAGCACGGCCGAACGCTTGGGGTCCGGATTGATGGAGGTGAGCGGGTGCTCCTCGTGAGTGTGAGCGGCAACCGCCGACAGGGCTCGCGTCAACTCCAAGGAGTATGGACTCGCCGCCTTGACGATGTTCTGTGCCTTGACGATCCGAGAGGAGGCGATGAGCTCCATCGCGCGAGTGATCTTCTTGGTCGTCGCGACGGAGTTGCGCCTTTGCCGCAGTTCCCGCAGGTTTGAGGCCACGGCTCAGCCCTTCTTCGCGCGAACGATCTTGACCTGGTCTATGTCCTCGGTGGACATCGGATCGAACTCCTCGTGACCAGCCAACATCTTCCCGTCAGAGGTCTTGAATCCCTTCTTGACCTCCTCGAAGGCAGCAGCCGCCTCCTTCTGGGCATCCTCGTCGAACTTACCGGTCTCACGGATCGTGGTGAGCACGTTTCCATGACTGCGCAGGTATTCGAGGACATCGCCCTCGAATCGCAGCACGTCGTCGACGGGGACGTCGTCAAACTTGCCAGTGGTGCCGCCCCACACGCTGATGGTCTGCTCCTCAACCGGGTACGGGGAGAACTGACCCTGCTTCAACAGCTCCATCAGACGGGCGCCACGATCCAACTGACGACGGGAGGTGTCGTCCAGGTCAGAGGCGAACATGGCGAAGGCTTCCATGTCTCGGTACTGGGCCAGGGAGATCTTGAGGGTGCCCGACACCGACTTCATGGCCTTGATCTGGGCAGCGCCGCCAACTCGCGACACCGAGATACCGACGTCGACAGCCGGACGCTGGTTGGCGTTGAACAGATCCGATTGCAGGAAGATCTGACCGTCGGTGATGGAAATGACGTTTGTCGGAATGAAGGCCGACACGTCGTTGGCCTTGGTCTCGATGATCGGAAGACCGGTCATCGAACCGCCACCCAGCTCGTCAGACAGCTTCGCGCAACGCTCCAGCAGACGGGAGTGGAGGTAGAACACGTCACCGGGGTAAGCCTCGCGGCCCGGGGGACGACGCAGCAGCAGCGACATCGCTCGGTAGGCCTCTGCCTGCTTGGTCAGATCATCGAAGACGATGAGGACGTGCTTACCCTGGTACATCCAGTGCTGGCCGATGGCCGAACCAGCGTAGGGAGCGATGTACTTGAAGCCAGCGGGGTCAGACGCCGGGGCGTGAACGATGGTGGTGTACTCCATCGCACCGGCCTTCTCGAGGGCGCCCTTGACCTCGGCGACCGTCGAGCCCTTCTGACCAATGGCGACGTAGATGCAGCGAACCTGCTTCTTGGGATCGCCGGACTCCCAGTTGGCCTTCTGGTTGATGATGGTGTCGATGGCAATGGCAGTCTTACCGGTCTTGCGGTCGCCAATGATGAGCTGACGCTGACCCCGACCGATCGGGATCATCGAGTCGATGGCCTTGAGACCGGTCTGCAGCGGCTCACGGACCTCCTGACGATCCATGACGCCGGCAGCCTGGAGCTCGAGGGCACGGCGTCCCTCGATGTCCTTGATCTCGCCGAGGCCGTCGACAGGGTTGCCCATCGCATCGACGACGCGTCCGAGGTACCCCTCTCCGACCGGCACTGACAGCACCTCGCCGGTGCCGCGAACGGTCGAACCCTCATCGATTCCGTCGGAGTCGCCGAGCACGACAACACCGATCTGCCGCTCCTCCAGGTTGAGGGCGATGCCCATCGTCCCGTTCTCGAAGCGCAGCAACTCGTTGGCCATCGCCGAGGGAAGGCCCTCAACGTGGGCGATACCGTCGCCGGAGGTGACGACGGTACCGACCTCCTCGCGGGCTGCCGTCTCCGGCTCGTAGTTCTGGACGAAGTTGTCCAGGGCGTCGCGGATCTCCTCCGGACGTATCGTCAGTTCCGCCATTGCGTCTCCTTGTAAGCTCCTCCACCCCGCACCCGGGATGGAGGTCACGTGTATCAGCCCAGTTCTTGTCGGGCTTGGTCCAGACGATGGGCCACCGTCGAATCGATGACCTCGTCACCGAGGTTGATGAGCGCACCACCGAGCACCGCCGGGTCGACGATCTCGGACAACTCGATCGGGCTGCCGGTGATCCGTTCCAGTTGCTTGACCATCTCAGCACGCTGGGCATCAGTCAGCGCCCTGGCGGTCGTCACGATGGCACGCTTACGCTCAGCCAATTCGGAAGCGATCCCCAGATAGCCGTCGACGACATGCTCGAAGCTGGCCTCCGACGACACCACCGCGCGCCGAGCGAGGAGGAGGGTGTCCTCACCGACCCGGTCACCAACCAGCGTCGTCAGCAACTCCTGGCGATCCTGCCCCGAACGGTTCGGATCAGCGATGGCCATCTGAAGTGAAGCCTGTCCGCGTACCAGCCGGTTGATGCCGAACAACTCATCAGCAACCGTCTCCAGACGGTCTGCCTGTTGAGCTCGGCGCAACACGGCACGAACACCCTGACGCTCCAGTGCGCGCGTCAACGCCACCGGCGAGCGCCACGTGCACGTGGTGGTCGCGTCCAGAAGTTCCTTGCAGTCGGCGGATACCTTCGACCCGAAGACCGCGTCCACGAGCCTCTGACGAGCCTTGGCCTCAGAGCTTGTGTCCGAGAGGGAACGTCGCAGGCCCCGTTCGCGAGCCAGGATGTCGACAACCGCGAAGATCTCGCTGGCGAACTCAACGGTCGCATCGAGTCGATCTCCAGCGTCATCCAGTTGTCGTGACGCGCTCACCACTGTTGTCATGCCCGATTCACCGTCCGTGAGTCAGAAGCCGAGGGCTCCTCGGCCAGCGAGGAGAGGAAGCGGTCGACGGTCGCCTGGACGCGCTGATCGTCCTGCAGGGACTCCCCCACGATCTGACTGGCAAGAGTCGTGGCCAGACCACCAATCTCAGCACGCAGTTCTCGCACTGCCTGATCGCGCTGTGCCTCAATTTGGGCATTGGCGTGTTCGGTGATGCGAGTGGCCTCAGCCTGTGCCTTGGCACGCATCTCTTCGACGATCTGCGCACCCTGACTCTTGGCCTCCTCACGAATCTGAGCAGCCTCGTCGCGGGCATTGGCCAACTGGGCCTGGTACTTCTCCAGAGCAGCCTTGGCCTCGGCCTGAGCTTTCTCGGCTCTCTCGATCCCACCTTGAATCGTCTCTGCGCGCTCCTCGTAGAGCTTCTCAAACCGAGGAACAACCGCCTTGGAGATGAGCCAGGTGAGAAGCAGCAGGAGGACGATGCCGACGATGATCTCGATGGGATGGTGTGGGACGAGGGGCCCCAAATCCATTTCGAGAATACTCATGCCCTCGAACTCACTTAGCGATGAATGCGAGCACGAAGCCGAACAGGGCCAGAGCCTCGACCACGGCGAAACCGATGAATGCCAGCGACCTCAAGGTCGAGTGAGCCTCGGGCTGGCGAGCGGTGCCATTGATGGCGGACGCAAAGATCCACGCCACGCCGAGAGCCGGGCCGAGGGTGGCCAGGCCGTAGCCGAGGGTGTTGAGCGAACCACCGATAAGCATGGGAACCATGATGTGTCCTTCCGGATTGAGCCCCTTGTGGGGCGTTGTCTTCGTCGCCGGTCGGTTTGACGACGAGGTCTAGGGGGTGGGTTGTGTTGTCAGTGTCCTTCAGAGATGGAGGATGCCACGTACTGTGCCGACAGCACGGTGAACACGTATGCCTGCAGGAAGCTCACGAACAACTCCAGCGCGAAGATGGCGAAACTGAGGATCAGGGAGACGCCACCAGCGACGTTGAACATGATGCTCGAGGGGTAAGTGAGAAGGAATCCGCCGCCAACGACGAAGATCATGATGACCAGGTGGCCAGCAAACATGTTGGCGAACAGTCGCAACGACAGCGTCAGCGGACGGGTGATGAAGTTCGACAGGAACTCCAGCGGAATAAGAATCCACCACAGGTACCACGGGACGCCGGGGGGAAGCGTCGCATCCTTGAGGTAGCGGATGCCCTTGGTCTTGAAGCCGGCAATGACATAGACGAACCATGTCACGATCGCCAGACCGTAGACGTAACCGATGTGGGAGAAGGTCGGGAACATGAAGATGAACAGTTCACCGAACAAGTTGTTGACGAGGACGAAGCTGAACAGCGCGACGAGATATGGCAGCCAAGGCTCGAAGCCATGACCAATGGTGTCGCGCACCAGCGCGTTACGGATGAAGTTGTAGCAGTACTCGCCGAAGACCTGGCGTTTACCGGGAACGATCTTGAGGCCACTGCTCATCCACAGCCAGAAGGCCATGACGATGATGAAGGCGATAATCGCCTGCCAGAACGGCTTGTCCATCCAAGCCACCCCGAAGACCCCGTCGAACTTGAAGTCCTCAAGCCCGGGAGTGTGGAACTCCAGGGGAGACACGATCACGTTCACTGACCCTCCCGGTCGTTGTTGGGTTCAGGCACGGTTCCGTACCGCTTGACGATGAGGTAGACACTCGCCGCGAGGCCGACCATCATGCCGACGACGAAGATCCACATCTGGTGGAAGTGGCTGGACAACAGCCACCCGATGCCGCCGTAGAAAAGCATGCCCGCCAAGACGTAGCTCAAGACGCCCCACCCGTCGTCGCTGGAGGACGGCGTGGAGCTGGTACTCGTTCGCGTCATTGAGTCCTGCCCATGTCCAGATTGACTTTAGCAGTCGTAGACCTGTTGGTGCTCATTGGTCCTCCATCGTCGCAGGAATGTCGGGGATGGAGGAGTCATGCTCGTGCGGGTCGTCGTAAATTCGCTGGGGATGTCGTCCGGCCACGACGATACCGACGATCCACGCGACGGACACGGCACTGATTGCTGCAGCACACGGGCCAGCGAGAAGGCCAGTGTGGTACTGGGCCAGAAGCGCGCCGAGACCACCGAGAACAGTGACCTGGATGATGAACAGCCCCAGTCCAGCAAGCCAGGATCCAGTGCGGTCCAGCAGGTGGACCCCGCGTCCGCAGGCCAAGAAACCAACCGAAATGGCCGTGCCGGCAAGAGCGCTGAGGGCCGACGCCAGATGAGGGGTGAGGAAGGCCGTCGTCACTGCCGTGACCAGAAGCCCGGATGCTGTGGCCCACACCAGGCCGGTCCGGTATATCGGTGCCAATGTGTGCGAGGTCGCACGGGCGGGACGATCCACGGGCGCGTGTCTGGGACCAGTGATGGCGAAACTCGTCATCTCGTCGTCCCTCCCCGCCGTCATAACTGATGGATCCAATGGTGATGAGTCAGGCCGTCTGAACTCGGCAACGCGACGCTGTGAGTCGAGTGATTGGCCTGATGAGGTTGTCCTCGGTGAGAAACGTAACACATATCGCGCGATGACGTCGAGATCTCAGGCTTCGGCGGCCGGGTGCCGCGAGTTGGCCGTGGTCAGGACCACGCACATGAGAAGCCCGGCAATGACGATGACCACGGCCCACCAGTTCCTTTCCAAACCGATGAACACCGTCCCGAAGGTCAACACCGTCGTCCACAGGTACATCAACAAGACGGCCCGGATGTGGGAGTGACCGCGCTGCAGGAGGCGATGGTGAAGGTGCTGCTTGTCGGCGACGAAGAACCAGGTTCCCCGCCAAGTTCGCCTGATGTATCCCATGACGAGGTCGAGGACGGGAATCGCGAGCACCATGAGGGGCACGATGATCGGAAGATAGGCGGGAACCAAACCGCCCCCCTGAGCGGTCAGCGCCGTGGAGTCGATCTGCCCGGTAAGAGAAATCGTGGACGAGGCAAGCAACAAGCCCAGTAGCAAGGACCCCGAATCCCCCATGAACATCTTGGCCGGGTGCCAGTTGTGAGGCAGAAAACCCAGACATGCTCCCGCGGTGGCAGCGGTGATGAGGCTCGTCGTCGTCGCCACGACGAAGTCCTGTTCGTGGGCCAGCAAGTAGGTGTAGGAGAAGAACGCGAGGGAGCCAATGGCGACGACGCCAGAGGCCAGGCCATCCAGGCCGTCAATGAAGTTCACCGCGTTGGCACACAGCACGATGAAGAACACCGTGACGAGGATCGACGTCGGCGTGCCCAGGGCGATGATGGAGTTGGGCAGCGGAATCCAGAACATTCGCACACCCCCCGTGACGACGATTCCGGCCGCCAGGACCTGCCCTGCCGCTTTGGCCAATGCAGGTAGGTCAAGCAGGTCGTCAAGGACCCCCACGGCACAGATGACCGCTCCGGCAGCGCAGATCGTCAAGGCGTCGTCACCCACCAGGAGGTGACGTCCAAGGAAGGGCATGTTGCGGGCCAACAGACATCCCAGCGCCACTCCCCCCAGCATCGCCACCCCACCGAAGTACGGAACTGGCTTGGTGTGAACGTCTCTCGAGCGCACCTTGGCAACAGCCCCCCATCTCAGGGCAGCCTGCCGACACAGGCCGGACAACAAATAGGTCGTCAGGCCTGATGTCAGCATCACCAGGATGTACTCGCGCATGGTTGTGGGTCACTCGTCGTCAGCAGATGTGACGGGGGTCTCGGTGAGCTCAACAGTCGGGGTCTCGGCAATGGTGTCAGTCTGGTCGGCGCCGGCGACGTCATCGGTTGCCAAGGGCTCAGACTGGGCCTGGGCCACGGGACTCGGCTCGTTCGCCGCAATGTCCTCGGCCGTGGACTCGGCCTCGGAAGTGTCCTCCTCGGCGGGTTGATCGGTGGGTTCTTCCATTGCGACGACGTCGGGAGCGACCTCGTGGATGGCTTCCAGGGACAAGGCCCCCTGGCGAACAATCTTGCCGTCCGTGGTCGACACGAAGTCGATGATCGTCGAGGACGTCGCTACCTGGCTCGGGCCGGCGTCGAGATACACGGCCACGGAGACTCCGAGTTGATCCGCGGCTTCCTGGGCCGTCAGGGCTGCGGGCTGGCCCGACTTGTTCGCGCTCGAGACGGCCAGCGGCCCCGTCATGCGCAACAGCTCACGGGTTTGCTCCTGGTCTGGTACACGCACGGCCAAGGTGCCGTTGGTCTGTCCCAGGTCCATGCCAAGGGACTCCTGAGCACGGAGGATGAGGGTGAGGCCCCCTGGCCAGTACTTTTGCGCGAGGGCTTCTGCGGCCTCTGGAATGTGCTGGCACAAGGCGGGCAGGGCGACCGCATCGCTGACGAGAACTGGCGGTGGCATGTCCCGGCCGCGTTCCTTGGCATTGAGGAGACGCTGAACGGCCAAGGCATCAAAGGCGTCGGCGCCGATGCCATAGACGGTGTCGGTCGGGATGACGATGCATTCGCCGTCCGCGATGACGTCCGCTGCCTGTTCCAGAGCATCCTCGCAGGTCTGCGGATTCGTGACATCGAGAATGAGCGGGGTGATCCCGGAGTCCTCAGTCGCGTCCTCCACCACGACGGTCTCAGCCTGACTGTCAGTGGACTCCACATCGGGAGTCTCGGTCAGCTCATTGTCCTCGACCGTCGTCTGGTCAGTCTCATCCATGGCACCCATCCTTGCACCGTCGGCGGGCCGTGACGAACCTCGGCCTACCTGCGAGATCATCATGGTCCTCGATCTCGTCCCACTGCGCGGTCCTCGCCAATCTACGGGTCAGGGCTTCGCGGTGAGACTCGTCGTGCTCCATCACGAACAGGCCGCCCGGTGTGAGCAGTTGGGCGGCACGCTCGACAAGACGCAGTGGAAGGTCCAATCCGTCATCTCCGGAGAACAGCGCGACATCGGGTTCGTGCCCCGTGACGTCACTGGGTATGCCGTGGGCGTCGACGCGGCGCAAATAGGGCGGATTGGTGACGACGACATCGAAGTGACGTCCATCATCGGGAACCTTGAGGGCATCACCGGCGAGAAGTTCCACCCCGGAACCAGCAAGGTTGCGACGTGTCCACACCAGGGCTTCCTCGTCGAGTTCCACCGCGCTGACCCTAGCTCCGGGCACCTCGTTGGCAACGGAAAGGGCTATGGCACCACTGCCCGCACACAGGTCGATGACGCTTGGAGAACCCCCCGCCATGACGAGTTGACGCGCCTGATCCACGGCACGTCCGGCCACCAATTCAGTCTCCAGTCGCGGAATGAACACCCCTGGACCGACCTCAAGGCGAATACCACGGAACCAGGCATGACCGACGATGTATTGAATCGGTTCCCCGGATCGACGTCGGTCCACCATCTCGTTGAACCGATCCTCGTCACGGGGGCTCACACTCGAGACGAGGATGAGCTTTGCGGGTTGGACGTCAAGGGCCTCGCACAACAGCATCCGTGCTTCTGCAGCCGGGTTCTCGATACCTCCAGTGGTCAGCTGCCGGGTGGCGCGCGCCAGGACAAGTGAGGGGCTGGGGTCCCTCATGAGGATTCCTGCCCTTCAGGACGGTCGGCCATCCGCCGTCTCACCTCGTCGGCGTGGAGGGCATCGAGGACCTCTCCGAGGTCGCCGGCGAGGATCTGGTCAAGTTTGCGGGACTTGTAGCCGATGCGGTGATCAGTGAGCCGGTTCTCCGGGAAATTGTAGGTCCGTACTCGCGCGGAGCGGTCGACCGTACGAACCTGGTCGCGACGCATGCGATCATTCTCGTCGGCAGCCTGCTGGGCAGCCAGGGCAGCCACTTTCGCACGCAGCATCCGCATCGCCTCGGCCTTGTTCTGCAACTGGCTGCGTTCGTTCTGGCAACTGGCGACGATGCCGGTGGGGAGATGGGTGAGCCGTACTGCGGAATCAGTGGTGTTGACTCCCTGCCCGCCGGGGCCTGAGGAGCGGTACACGTCGACGCGGACGTCGGCGGGATCAATGTCGACCTCGGTCTCGTCGACATCAGGCATGACGAGGACACCGACCGCCGAGGTGTGAATGCGTCCGGCAGATTCGGTCACCGGCACCCGTTGCACACGATGAACGCCGCCCTCGTGTTTGAGATAGCCGTAGGCCGGGCGTGACGGCACACCCTCAACGGCAACGACGACGCTGCGATAACCCCCCAGATCGGTCACCTCGCTGGTGAGCTCACGGACTGTCCACCCCACCCTCTCTGCGTACCGGGTGTACATCCGAAGTATGTCGGCGGCGAAGAGGGCGGATTCCTCGCCACCCTCACCGGAATGAATCTCGACCAGGGCGTCCTCCTGATCGAGTGGGTCTGAGGGAGCGAGCAACTCAGTCAACTCAGCGTCGGCAGCCTCACGATGGTTACGCAGGGTTTCAGCTTCCTGCGCGAAGGCGGGGTCCTCGTCGGCGAGGTCCTCTGCGGCCTGGATGTCTGCGCTCAAGTGGTCAACGCGGTCAGCGACGGACACGACGTGACGCAGTCTCGAGTGGCGTTTGCCCAGGCGTCGCATCTCGGCGGGGTCAGACAGCACCTGCGGGTCGGCGAGTTGAGTTTCAATCTCTCGGAGCCGACGACGCACCTCGTCAAGTGCTCGTTGCGTGGATTCGCTCATGACCCTCCTGGCCAACCATGCCGGGGCCGTCGACAGGCCCCGGAAATGACCATGACGCCGAGCATCAGCCCGGCGTCATGGTGATACGTCATTGAGAGACGACGTCAGTTCTTCTTGCCGTAGCGGCGCTCGAACCGGGCGACGCGGCCGCCGGTGTCGAGGATCTTCTGCTTACCGGTGTAGAACGGGTGGCACTTCGAGCAGACGTCGGCGTTGAGGGTGCCCGACGTCGAGGTGCTGCGGGTGGTGAAGGTGTTCCCACAGGTGCACACCACGGTCGTCTCGTGGTATTCGGGATGGATTCCCTGCTTCATATGTGATCTCCTTGTCAAACGTGCCCCGGGTCGCCCGACTGATTCATTCGGACGTGAACCGGAACCGGCGTTCGACAATACACCGAACCACCGGCGCCGGTCCACTTGACGGCATCATTCCTGGCTGGGGGTTGTCTTGGAGATTGTGTACAGGAACTCGACGTTCGTCTGGGTCTTGCGCAGCCGCGAGAGCATCATCTCAAGGGCCTGAGATCCTTCCAGACCGGAGAGAACCCGGCGCAACTTCCACATGATCGCGGTCTCCTCTCGCGAGAGCAACAGTTCCTCGCGGCGAGTACCGGAAGCGTCGACGTCGATGGCCGGGAAGAGTCGCTTGTTGGCGAATTCGCGGCGCAGGCGCAACTCCATGTTGCCTGTGCCTTTGAACTCCTCGAAGATGACCTCATCCATCTTGGAGCCGGTCTCCACCAGCGCCGTGGCCAGAATCGTCAAGGAGCCGCCGTGCTCAATGTTTCGAGCGGCGCCGAAGAACTTCTTGGGCGGGTACAGGGCGGCCGAGTCGACACCACCGGAGAGGATACGTCCCGACGCGGGCGCGGCCAGGTTGTAGGCCCGCCCCAGACGGGTGATGCCGTCGAGCAAGATGACGACGTCATGGCCGAGCTCCACCAGACGCTTGGCACGTTCGATGGCCAACTCGGACAACTGGGTGTGGTCGTCGGCAGGACGATCGAAGGTCGACGCAATGACCTCACCACTGACGGTCCGCTGGAAGTCGGTGACTTCCTCGGGACGCTCGTCGACCAGCACCACCATGAGGTGCACCTCAGGGTTGTTCTTGGTGATCGAGTTCGCGATCGACTGCATGATCATCGTCTTGCCAGCCTTTGGGGGCGAGACGATGAGGCCGCGCTGTCCCTTGCCGATCGGGCTGACCAGATCGATGATGCGGCCGGTCATGTTCTTGGGGTCATCCTCGAGGCGCAGACGTTCCTGCGGATACAGCGGGGTGAGTTTGGAGAACTCGGGACGCTGCTTCATCTGCTCGAGGTCAGCACCATTGACCTGTTCGATCGTGACCAGGGGTGCGAATTTCTCGCGCCTCTCCCCCTCTCGGTGAGCGCGCATCTGACCGACGATGACGTCTCCCTTGCGCAGCCCGTGACGGCGGGCCATGGCCATCGAGACATAGGCGTCATTCGGGCCGGGCAGGTACCCCGAGGTGCGCACGAAGGCGTACTGGTCGCGAATGTCGAGAATGCCGGAGCACGGTACGAGGACGTCATCCTCGCGGACATTGGGTTCGGAATCCGAGTAACGCTCGTTGGGACGCTTTCGACGGTTCTGTCGATCGCGTTGACGACGTCGGCGTGACCGGCGACCACCGTTTCCGTATTC
The genomic region above belongs to Cutibacterium equinum and contains:
- the atpB gene encoding F0F1 ATP synthase subunit A gives rise to the protein MNVIVSPLEFHTPGLEDFKFDGVFGVAWMDKPFWQAIIAFIIVMAFWLWMSSGLKIVPGKRQVFGEYCYNFIRNALVRDTIGHGFEPWLPYLVALFSFVLVNNLFGELFIFMFPTFSHIGYVYGLAIVTWFVYVIAGFKTKGIRYLKDATLPPGVPWYLWWILIPLEFLSNFITRPLTLSLRLFANMFAGHLVIMIFVVGGGFLLTYPSSIMFNVAGGVSLILSFAIFALELFVSFLQAYVFTVLSAQYVASSISEGH
- a CDS encoding cyanate permease; this translates as MTTAFLTPHLASALSALAGTAISVGFLACGRGVHLLDRTGSWLAGLGLFIIQVTVLGGLGALLAQYHTGLLAGPCAAAISAVSVAWIVGIVVAGRHPQRIYDDPHEHDSSIPDIPATMEDQ
- a CDS encoding MraY family glycosyltransferase, producing the protein MREYILVMLTSGLTTYLLSGLCRQAALRWGAVAKVRSRDVHTKPVPYFGGVAMLGGVALGCLLARNMPFLGRHLLVGDDALTICAAGAVICAVGVLDDLLDLPALAKAAGQVLAAGIVVTGGVRMFWIPLPNSIIALGTPTSILVTVFFIVLCANAVNFIDGLDGLASGVVAIGSLAFFSYTYLLAHEQDFVVATTTSLITAATAGACLGFLPHNWHPAKMFMGDSGSLLLGLLLASSTISLTGQIDSTALTAQGGGLVPAYLPIIVPLMVLAIPVLDLVMGYIRRTWRGTWFFVADKQHLHHRLLQRGHSHIRAVLLMYLWTTVLTFGTVFIGLERNWWAVVIVIAGLLMCVVLTTANSRHPAAEA
- a CDS encoding L-threonylcarbamoyladenylate synthase; the protein is MDETDQTTVEDNELTETPDVESTDSQAETVVVEDATEDSGITPLILDVTNPQTCEDALEQAADVIADGECIVIPTDTVYGIGADAFDALAVQRLLNAKERGRDMPPPVLVSDAVALPALCQHIPEAAEALAQKYWPGGLTLILRAQESLGMDLGQTNGTLAVRVPDQEQTRELLRMTGPLAVSSANKSGQPAALTAQEAADQLGVSVAVYLDAGPSQVATSSTIIDFVSTTDGKIVRQGALSLEAIHEVAPDVVAMEEPTDQPAEEDTSEAESTAEDIAANEPSPVAQAQSEPLATDDVAGADQTDTIAETPTVELTETPVTSADDE
- the prmC gene encoding peptide chain release factor N(5)-glutamine methyltransferase, with the protein product MRDPSPSLVLARATRQLTTGGIENPAAEARMLLCEALDVQPAKLILVSSVSPRDEDRFNEMVDRRRSGEPIQYIVGHAWFRGIRLEVGPGVFIPRLETELVAGRAVDQARQLVMAGGSPSVIDLCAGSGAIALSVANEVPGARVSAVELDEEALVWTRRNLAGSGVELLAGDALKVPDDGRHFDVVVTNPPYLRRVDAHGIPSDVTGHEPDVALFSGDDGLDLPLRLVERAAQLLTPGGLFVMEHDESHREALTRRLARTAQWDEIEDHDDLAGRPRFVTARRRCKDGCHG
- the prfA gene encoding peptide chain release factor 1, giving the protein MSESTQRALDEVRRRLREIETQLADPQVLSDPAEMRRLGKRHSRLRHVVSVADRVDHLSADIQAAEDLADEDPAFAQEAETLRNHREAADAELTELLAPSDPLDQEDALVEIHSGEGGEESALFAADILRMYTRYAERVGWTVRELTSEVTDLGGYRSVVVAVEGVPSRPAYGYLKHEGGVHRVQRVPVTESAGRIHTSAVGVLVMPDVDETEVDIDPADVRVDVYRSSGPGGQGVNTTDSAVRLTHLPTGIVASCQNERSQLQNKAEAMRMLRAKVAALAAQQAADENDRMRRDQVRTVDRSARVRTYNFPENRLTDHRIGYKSRKLDQILAGDLGEVLDALHADEVRRRMADRPEGQESS
- the rpmE gene encoding 50S ribosomal protein L31, with product MKQGIHPEYHETTVVCTCGNTFTTRSTSTSGTLNADVCSKCHPFYTGKQKILDTGGRVARFERRYGKKN